In the Centroberyx gerrardi isolate f3 chromosome 9, fCenGer3.hap1.cur.20231027, whole genome shotgun sequence genome, one interval contains:
- the sbno2b gene encoding strawberry notch homolog 2b isoform X2 produces MKSRAQRGWSDVSGFLSNTDSGRGSMVGIEEGWPTWILEAERRQYHLNSSTTTTPDVHMDMYSGFPDVDFAGLNLPRNGDFSQDLSCIDDLSNNSLFSSPADSLSEYADAQAFISTDNLATVPTLWDVNTSTTTTTPAQSQLELNGGSRFQGLASLEDITAIISTPPLGGFQAQRTQSPPEEEEEAEEEETEELGHVDTYADYKPSKSTIGISHPDIVVETNTLSSVPPPDITYTLSIPQPTINSGLLSALQLEAIIYACQQHEVILQNNQRAGFLIGDGAGVGKGRTVAGIILENYLKGRKKALWFSISNDLKFDAERDLKDIDAPTIPVHALNKIKYGDTATSEGVLFATYSALIGESQAGGQHRTRIKQILDWCKSDFDGVIVFDECHKAKNATSTKMGKAVLDLQNKLPRARVVYASATGASEPKNMIYMSRLGIWGEGTPFKTFEDFLHAIEKRGVGAMEIVAMDMKVSGMYIARQLSFSGVSFRIEEIGLDNDFKLVYNKAAKLWAEALQVFMRAADELGLVSRKSLWGQFWSSHQRFFKYLCIAAKVRCLVELAQKELEAGKCIVIGLQSTGEARTREVLDENDGHLDRFVSAAEGVFQSLVLKHFPSEKQRREKGPGNKRKRKPRGRQPKFPKHTVDSGGVINISDDSSSDTDGMDTDSNSSPDSLLDNDDVIFVNHTSCHTARIEEMKQGLLNKISVLGKELPLNTLDELIDKFGGPEKVSEMTGRKGRVVRRPDGSVRYESRAEQGLTIDHINVKEKDRFMSGEKLVAIISEAASSGISLQADKRVKNQRRRVHMTLELPWSADRAIQQFGRTHRSNQVTAPEYIFLISELAGERRFASIVAKRLESLGALTHGDRRATESRDLSKYNFENKYGTKALDKITKAILGHIENKVPPPKGYPGGEAMFFRDMKLGMMDVGIFCKESRFGISTEKDCSITKFLNRILGLEVHKQNHLFQYFTNNFDYLIEKDKKEGKYDMGILDLAPGNDEIYEEKQEIFLTAGNPQDGQVVLYKISVDRGMPWEEAYEKAQKLSGSEEGFYLSHKLRGNHPCVLLAEQGRGKNFVVYKPNIGKQAHPESLDNLQLRYRKVTPEEAQESWENQFTFSFKKCSHANWNGKCKKIEEGQECLQGMRLRQYHMLCGALLRVWKRVADVVSDITSSSILQIVRLKTKQHNKQVGIKIPENCVARVRDELLLMDEEVKRRRKEKEQQALEQRQAEERNRKLEAHKHLLANLFSQSPIHNQSLSQSLTQNPLQRTQTQSISQITLQRAQAQTQSTLQLLSLQRNPNQTQQRTQTNRPGNTTATPTTNQGPLPSMASLSSRFSQFSPQPFLSSFPALKNPSLPLSQAALSAAASSKNPLDEILDLTVSSPSPSPDSTEGGLSLDSLTGPSGPFRDDFGLESLISRSALNAQHTAQIQQQQPPPLLLQQQQQQHLQARQQQENQNLLVNNHQPDFLDFLDLPLSYQLSTQRANHSSSTSSSSSSTSSTPSVSNNPVSRVSTGLLSTSTLIPTSSSSSLFSNAPSSSLFSSPCLLPPSDSLPLPNGHCSSDALDAREVLNSMLQTGLDRKSVIQYRQPE; encoded by the exons GACCTGTCCTGCATTGATGACCTCTCCAACaactctctgttctcctctccggCTGACTCCCTGTCGGAGTATGCTGATGCCCAGGCCTTCATCAGCACAGACAACCTGGCCACAGTGCCCACCCTCTGGGACGTCAATACCAGtactaccaccaccacaccAGCACAGAGCCAGCTAGAG CTGAATGGCGGCAGCAGGTTTCAGGGCTTGGCCAGTTTGGAGGATATAACCGCCATTATCAGCACCCCACCTCTAGGAGGATTCCAG GCTCAGAGAACCCAGTCGCcaccagaggaggaagaggaagctgaggaagaggagacagaggaactGGGACATGTAGACACATACGCTGACTACAAACCTTCCAAAT CCACTATAGGAATTTCCCATCCTGACATAGTAGTGGAGACCAACACGCTGTCCAGCGTTCCTCCTCCTGACATCACTTACACTCTGTCCATCCCCCAGCCAACCATTAACAGTGGCCTGCTGTCTGCATTGCAGCTAGAGGCCATCATCTACGCctgccag caACATGAGGTGATTCTTCAGAACAACCAGAGGGCAGGCTTCCTGATCGGAGATGGGGCAGGCGTGGGGAAGGGACGCACCGTGGCAGGAATTATCCTGGAGAACTACctgaagggaaggaagaaagcacTATG GTTCAGCATATCCAATGACCTGAAATTTGACGCGGAGAGAGATCTCAAAGACATAGATGCACCCACTATTCCTGTGCATGCCTTAAACAAG ATTAAATATGGAGACACAGCTACCTCAGAAGGAGTCCTGTTTGCAACCTACTCTGCGCTGATTGGAGAGAGCCAGGCAGGAGGGCAGCACCGGACCAGAATCAAACAGATCCTGGACTGGTGCAAGTCAGACTTTGACGGGGTC ATTGTTTTTGATGAATGCCACAAAGCCAAGAATGCCACATCTACGAAAATGGGCAAGGCAGTGCTTGACCTGCAGAACAAGCTGCCACGGGCCAGGGTGGTGTATGCCAGTGCCACAG GTGCCTCTGAGCCAAAGAACATGATCTATATGAGCCGCCTGGGGATCTGGGGCGAGGGCACGCCCTTCAAAACCTTTGAGGACTTCCTGCACGCCATCGAGAAGAG AGGTGTGGGTGCCATGGAGATTGTTGCCATGGACATGAAAGTGAGCGGGATGTACATTGCCAGGCAGCTGAGCTTCTCAGGGGTGTCGTTCCGCATTGAGGAGATCGGACTGGACAATGACTTCAAACTGGTCTACAACAAAGCTGCCAAACTG TGGGCAGAGGCACTGCAGGTGTTCATGCGTGCGGCCGATGAGCTCGGCCTGGTGAGCAGGAAGTCTCTGTGGGGGCAGTTCTGGTCGTCTCACCAGCGCTTCTTCAAATACCTCTGCATCGCGGCCAAGGTCCGCTGCCTGGTGGAGCTGGCCCAAAAAGAGCTGGAGGCCGGGAAG TGTATTGTTATCGGGCTGCAGTCCACGGGAGAGGCCCGCACCAGAGAAGTCCTGGATGAGAATGACGGGCATCTCGATAGATTCGTTTCTGCTGCAGA GGGAGTGTTCCAGTCTCTAGTCCTTAAACACTTCCcatcagagaaacagaggagagagaaggggccAGGGAATAAGAGAAAAC GTAAGCCGCGAGGCCGCCAGCCCAAGTTTCCAAAGCACACAGTGGACAGCGGCGGTGTGATCAACATCAGCGATGACAGCAGTAGCGACACCGACGGCATGGACACAGACTCCAACTCCTCACCAGACTCTCTGCTAGACAATGACGACGTCATCTTTGTCAACCACACTAGCTGCCACACAG CCAGGATAGAAGAAATGAAGCAGGGCCTCCTCAACAAGATATCCGTGCTGGGAAAAGAACTACCTCTCAATACCTTGGACGAGCTCATCGATAAGTTTGGAGGACCAGAGAAAGTCTCGGAG atGACTGGCCGTAAGGGTCGCGTGGTGCGGCGCCCTGACGGCAGCGTCCGTTATGAGTCCCGGGCTGAGCAGGGCCTTACGATCGACCACATCAACGTCAAGGAGAAAGACCGCTTCATGAGTGGCGAGAAG tTGGTTGCCATCATCTCGGAGGCGGCCAGCTCCGGTATTTCCCTGCAGGCGGACAAGCGGGTGAAGAACCAGAGGCGCAGGGTCCACATGACCCTGGAGCTGCCCTGGAGTGCAGACAGGGCCATACAGCAGTTTG GTCGCACCCACCGGTCCAATCAGGTGACGGCCCCGGAGTACATCTTCCTCATCTCAGAGTTGGCTGGGGAGAGACGTTTCGCCTCCATTGTGGCCAAGAGACTAGAGAGCCTG GGTGCGTTAACCCACGGGGATAGAAGAGCCACTGAATCCAGAGATCTGAGCAAATACAACTTTGAGAACAAG TATGGTACCAAGGCTCTGGATAAAATAACCAAAGCTATCCTGGGCCACATAGAGAACAAGGTGCCCCCACCCAAAGGCTACCCGGGGGGCGAGGCCATGTTCTTCAGAG ACATGAAACTCGGAATGATGGATGTGGGCATCTTTTGTAAGGAGTCTCGCTTTGGGATCAGTACTGAGAAGG ACTGCAGCATCACCAAGTTCCTAAACCGCATCCTAGGCCTGGAGGTCCACAAGCAGAACCATCTCTTCCAGTACTTCACCAACAACTTTGACTACCTAATTGAGAAGGACAAGAAGGAGGGCAAATACGACATGGGAATCCTAG ACCTTGCCCCAGGAAACGATGAGATCTatgaggagaagcaggagattTTCCTGACAGCTGGAAACCCTCAGGACGGACAGGTTGTTCTCTATAAG ATCAGTGTGGACAGAGGCATGCCCTGGGAAGAGGCCTACGAGAAGGCACAGAAGCTCAGCGGTTCTGAGGAGGGATTCTACCTGTCTCACAAG TTGCGAGGTAACCACCCTTGTGTGCTGCTTGCTGAGCAAGGCCGAGGCAAGAACTTTGTTGTCTACAAGCCCAACATCGGCAAGCAGGCCCATCCTGAGAGCCTGGACAACCTGCAGCTACGTTACCGGAAG GTGACTCCAGAAGAAGCCCAGGAGAGCTGGGAGAACCAGTTCACCTTCTCCTTCAAGAAGTGTAGCCATGCCAATTG GAATGGGAAATGTAAGAAGATTGAGGAAGGCCAGGAGTGTCTGCAGGGCATGCGTCTCCGTCAGTACCACATGTTGTGTGGCGCTCTACTGCGTGTGTGGAAGCGTGTGGCCGATGTGGTCTCTGACATCACCAGCTCCAGCATCCTGCAGATTGTTCGCCTCAAAACCAAACAGCATAACAAGCAAGTCG GTATCAAGATCCCAGAGAACTGTGTGGCTCGTGTGCGAGACGAGCTACTGCTGATGGacgaggaggtgaagaggaggcgcaaggagaaggagcagcaggctcTGGAGCAACGGCAGGCTGAGGAGCGCAACCGCAAACTGGAGGCGCACAAACACCTCCTGGCCAATCTGTTCAGCCAGAGCCCCATCCACAACCAGTCCCTCAGCCAGTCTCTGACCCAGAACCCTCTACAAAGGACACAAACCCAGAGCATCTCCCAAATAACGCTACAGCGAGCCCAGGCCCAAACCCAGTCCACTTTACAGCTCTTATCCTTGCAGAGGAACCCCAACCAAACCCAGCAAAGGACCCAGACCAACCGGCCCGGCAACACCACCGCCACCCCCACCACCAACCAGGGCCCTCTACCCAGCATGGCCAGCCTCAGCTCCCGTTTCTCGCAGTTTTCTCCCCAGCCCTTCTTATCCTCATTCCCAGCTCTGAAGaacccctccctcccgctctctcaGGCCGCACTgtccgccgccgcctcctccaaGAACCCTCTGGATGAGATCTTGGACCTGACGGTGAGCTCGCCATCCCCCTCCCCAGACAGCACGGAGGGCGGGCTGAGCCTGGACAGTCTGACGGGACCCTCTGGACCGTTCAGAGACGACTTTGGTCTGGAGTCTCTGATCTCTCGGAGCGCGCTGAACGCCCAGCACACTGCAcaaatacagcagcagcagccgccgccTCTAttgctacagcagcagcagcagcaacatctgcaggccagacagcagcaggagaaCCAGAACTTACTGGTCAACAACCACCAACCAGACTTTTTAGACTTCTTAGACTTGCCCCTGTCTTACCAACTGTCCACACAGAGAGCCAACCATTcatcctctacctcctcctcctcctcttccacctcctccaccccctctgtCTCAAACAACCCGGTGTCTCGCGTCTCCACCggcctcctctccacctctacCCTCATCCcaacatcttcctcctcttctcttttttccaacgcaccctcctcctctctcttctcctccccttgtctcctcccCCCGTCAGACTCTCTGCCCTTACCCAACGGCCACTGCAGTTCTGACGCTCTCGACGCTCGCGAGGTTCTGAACAGCATGCTACAGACCGGACTGGACCGCAAGTCCGTCATTCAGTACCGGCAACCAGAATGA
- the sbno2b gene encoding strawberry notch homolog 2b isoform X1, producing MPTLPSALAMDGDNYLHPEGPQLDSSLFTVASSNMESSIFASSGSWGSFSQQAGYSIHCPMQSGNQQYHLNSSTTTTPDVHMDMYSGFPDVDFAGLNLPRNGDFSQDLSCIDDLSNNSLFSSPADSLSEYADAQAFISTDNLATVPTLWDVNTSTTTTTPAQSQLELNGGSRFQGLASLEDITAIISTPPLGGFQAQRTQSPPEEEEEAEEEETEELGHVDTYADYKPSKSTIGISHPDIVVETNTLSSVPPPDITYTLSIPQPTINSGLLSALQLEAIIYACQQHEVILQNNQRAGFLIGDGAGVGKGRTVAGIILENYLKGRKKALWFSISNDLKFDAERDLKDIDAPTIPVHALNKIKYGDTATSEGVLFATYSALIGESQAGGQHRTRIKQILDWCKSDFDGVIVFDECHKAKNATSTKMGKAVLDLQNKLPRARVVYASATGASEPKNMIYMSRLGIWGEGTPFKTFEDFLHAIEKRGVGAMEIVAMDMKVSGMYIARQLSFSGVSFRIEEIGLDNDFKLVYNKAAKLWAEALQVFMRAADELGLVSRKSLWGQFWSSHQRFFKYLCIAAKVRCLVELAQKELEAGKCIVIGLQSTGEARTREVLDENDGHLDRFVSAAEGVFQSLVLKHFPSEKQRREKGPGNKRKRKPRGRQPKFPKHTVDSGGVINISDDSSSDTDGMDTDSNSSPDSLLDNDDVIFVNHTSCHTARIEEMKQGLLNKISVLGKELPLNTLDELIDKFGGPEKVSEMTGRKGRVVRRPDGSVRYESRAEQGLTIDHINVKEKDRFMSGEKLVAIISEAASSGISLQADKRVKNQRRRVHMTLELPWSADRAIQQFGRTHRSNQVTAPEYIFLISELAGERRFASIVAKRLESLGALTHGDRRATESRDLSKYNFENKYGTKALDKITKAILGHIENKVPPPKGYPGGEAMFFRDMKLGMMDVGIFCKESRFGISTEKDCSITKFLNRILGLEVHKQNHLFQYFTNNFDYLIEKDKKEGKYDMGILDLAPGNDEIYEEKQEIFLTAGNPQDGQVVLYKISVDRGMPWEEAYEKAQKLSGSEEGFYLSHKLRGNHPCVLLAEQGRGKNFVVYKPNIGKQAHPESLDNLQLRYRKVTPEEAQESWENQFTFSFKKCSHANWNGKCKKIEEGQECLQGMRLRQYHMLCGALLRVWKRVADVVSDITSSSILQIVRLKTKQHNKQVGIKIPENCVARVRDELLLMDEEVKRRRKEKEQQALEQRQAEERNRKLEAHKHLLANLFSQSPIHNQSLSQSLTQNPLQRTQTQSISQITLQRAQAQTQSTLQLLSLQRNPNQTQQRTQTNRPGNTTATPTTNQGPLPSMASLSSRFSQFSPQPFLSSFPALKNPSLPLSQAALSAAASSKNPLDEILDLTVSSPSPSPDSTEGGLSLDSLTGPSGPFRDDFGLESLISRSALNAQHTAQIQQQQPPPLLLQQQQQQHLQARQQQENQNLLVNNHQPDFLDFLDLPLSYQLSTQRANHSSSTSSSSSSTSSTPSVSNNPVSRVSTGLLSTSTLIPTSSSSSLFSNAPSSSLFSSPCLLPPSDSLPLPNGHCSSDALDAREVLNSMLQTGLDRKSVIQYRQPE from the exons GACCTGTCCTGCATTGATGACCTCTCCAACaactctctgttctcctctccggCTGACTCCCTGTCGGAGTATGCTGATGCCCAGGCCTTCATCAGCACAGACAACCTGGCCACAGTGCCCACCCTCTGGGACGTCAATACCAGtactaccaccaccacaccAGCACAGAGCCAGCTAGAG CTGAATGGCGGCAGCAGGTTTCAGGGCTTGGCCAGTTTGGAGGATATAACCGCCATTATCAGCACCCCACCTCTAGGAGGATTCCAG GCTCAGAGAACCCAGTCGCcaccagaggaggaagaggaagctgaggaagaggagacagaggaactGGGACATGTAGACACATACGCTGACTACAAACCTTCCAAAT CCACTATAGGAATTTCCCATCCTGACATAGTAGTGGAGACCAACACGCTGTCCAGCGTTCCTCCTCCTGACATCACTTACACTCTGTCCATCCCCCAGCCAACCATTAACAGTGGCCTGCTGTCTGCATTGCAGCTAGAGGCCATCATCTACGCctgccag caACATGAGGTGATTCTTCAGAACAACCAGAGGGCAGGCTTCCTGATCGGAGATGGGGCAGGCGTGGGGAAGGGACGCACCGTGGCAGGAATTATCCTGGAGAACTACctgaagggaaggaagaaagcacTATG GTTCAGCATATCCAATGACCTGAAATTTGACGCGGAGAGAGATCTCAAAGACATAGATGCACCCACTATTCCTGTGCATGCCTTAAACAAG ATTAAATATGGAGACACAGCTACCTCAGAAGGAGTCCTGTTTGCAACCTACTCTGCGCTGATTGGAGAGAGCCAGGCAGGAGGGCAGCACCGGACCAGAATCAAACAGATCCTGGACTGGTGCAAGTCAGACTTTGACGGGGTC ATTGTTTTTGATGAATGCCACAAAGCCAAGAATGCCACATCTACGAAAATGGGCAAGGCAGTGCTTGACCTGCAGAACAAGCTGCCACGGGCCAGGGTGGTGTATGCCAGTGCCACAG GTGCCTCTGAGCCAAAGAACATGATCTATATGAGCCGCCTGGGGATCTGGGGCGAGGGCACGCCCTTCAAAACCTTTGAGGACTTCCTGCACGCCATCGAGAAGAG AGGTGTGGGTGCCATGGAGATTGTTGCCATGGACATGAAAGTGAGCGGGATGTACATTGCCAGGCAGCTGAGCTTCTCAGGGGTGTCGTTCCGCATTGAGGAGATCGGACTGGACAATGACTTCAAACTGGTCTACAACAAAGCTGCCAAACTG TGGGCAGAGGCACTGCAGGTGTTCATGCGTGCGGCCGATGAGCTCGGCCTGGTGAGCAGGAAGTCTCTGTGGGGGCAGTTCTGGTCGTCTCACCAGCGCTTCTTCAAATACCTCTGCATCGCGGCCAAGGTCCGCTGCCTGGTGGAGCTGGCCCAAAAAGAGCTGGAGGCCGGGAAG TGTATTGTTATCGGGCTGCAGTCCACGGGAGAGGCCCGCACCAGAGAAGTCCTGGATGAGAATGACGGGCATCTCGATAGATTCGTTTCTGCTGCAGA GGGAGTGTTCCAGTCTCTAGTCCTTAAACACTTCCcatcagagaaacagaggagagagaaggggccAGGGAATAAGAGAAAAC GTAAGCCGCGAGGCCGCCAGCCCAAGTTTCCAAAGCACACAGTGGACAGCGGCGGTGTGATCAACATCAGCGATGACAGCAGTAGCGACACCGACGGCATGGACACAGACTCCAACTCCTCACCAGACTCTCTGCTAGACAATGACGACGTCATCTTTGTCAACCACACTAGCTGCCACACAG CCAGGATAGAAGAAATGAAGCAGGGCCTCCTCAACAAGATATCCGTGCTGGGAAAAGAACTACCTCTCAATACCTTGGACGAGCTCATCGATAAGTTTGGAGGACCAGAGAAAGTCTCGGAG atGACTGGCCGTAAGGGTCGCGTGGTGCGGCGCCCTGACGGCAGCGTCCGTTATGAGTCCCGGGCTGAGCAGGGCCTTACGATCGACCACATCAACGTCAAGGAGAAAGACCGCTTCATGAGTGGCGAGAAG tTGGTTGCCATCATCTCGGAGGCGGCCAGCTCCGGTATTTCCCTGCAGGCGGACAAGCGGGTGAAGAACCAGAGGCGCAGGGTCCACATGACCCTGGAGCTGCCCTGGAGTGCAGACAGGGCCATACAGCAGTTTG GTCGCACCCACCGGTCCAATCAGGTGACGGCCCCGGAGTACATCTTCCTCATCTCAGAGTTGGCTGGGGAGAGACGTTTCGCCTCCATTGTGGCCAAGAGACTAGAGAGCCTG GGTGCGTTAACCCACGGGGATAGAAGAGCCACTGAATCCAGAGATCTGAGCAAATACAACTTTGAGAACAAG TATGGTACCAAGGCTCTGGATAAAATAACCAAAGCTATCCTGGGCCACATAGAGAACAAGGTGCCCCCACCCAAAGGCTACCCGGGGGGCGAGGCCATGTTCTTCAGAG ACATGAAACTCGGAATGATGGATGTGGGCATCTTTTGTAAGGAGTCTCGCTTTGGGATCAGTACTGAGAAGG ACTGCAGCATCACCAAGTTCCTAAACCGCATCCTAGGCCTGGAGGTCCACAAGCAGAACCATCTCTTCCAGTACTTCACCAACAACTTTGACTACCTAATTGAGAAGGACAAGAAGGAGGGCAAATACGACATGGGAATCCTAG ACCTTGCCCCAGGAAACGATGAGATCTatgaggagaagcaggagattTTCCTGACAGCTGGAAACCCTCAGGACGGACAGGTTGTTCTCTATAAG ATCAGTGTGGACAGAGGCATGCCCTGGGAAGAGGCCTACGAGAAGGCACAGAAGCTCAGCGGTTCTGAGGAGGGATTCTACCTGTCTCACAAG TTGCGAGGTAACCACCCTTGTGTGCTGCTTGCTGAGCAAGGCCGAGGCAAGAACTTTGTTGTCTACAAGCCCAACATCGGCAAGCAGGCCCATCCTGAGAGCCTGGACAACCTGCAGCTACGTTACCGGAAG GTGACTCCAGAAGAAGCCCAGGAGAGCTGGGAGAACCAGTTCACCTTCTCCTTCAAGAAGTGTAGCCATGCCAATTG GAATGGGAAATGTAAGAAGATTGAGGAAGGCCAGGAGTGTCTGCAGGGCATGCGTCTCCGTCAGTACCACATGTTGTGTGGCGCTCTACTGCGTGTGTGGAAGCGTGTGGCCGATGTGGTCTCTGACATCACCAGCTCCAGCATCCTGCAGATTGTTCGCCTCAAAACCAAACAGCATAACAAGCAAGTCG GTATCAAGATCCCAGAGAACTGTGTGGCTCGTGTGCGAGACGAGCTACTGCTGATGGacgaggaggtgaagaggaggcgcaaggagaaggagcagcaggctcTGGAGCAACGGCAGGCTGAGGAGCGCAACCGCAAACTGGAGGCGCACAAACACCTCCTGGCCAATCTGTTCAGCCAGAGCCCCATCCACAACCAGTCCCTCAGCCAGTCTCTGACCCAGAACCCTCTACAAAGGACACAAACCCAGAGCATCTCCCAAATAACGCTACAGCGAGCCCAGGCCCAAACCCAGTCCACTTTACAGCTCTTATCCTTGCAGAGGAACCCCAACCAAACCCAGCAAAGGACCCAGACCAACCGGCCCGGCAACACCACCGCCACCCCCACCACCAACCAGGGCCCTCTACCCAGCATGGCCAGCCTCAGCTCCCGTTTCTCGCAGTTTTCTCCCCAGCCCTTCTTATCCTCATTCCCAGCTCTGAAGaacccctccctcccgctctctcaGGCCGCACTgtccgccgccgcctcctccaaGAACCCTCTGGATGAGATCTTGGACCTGACGGTGAGCTCGCCATCCCCCTCCCCAGACAGCACGGAGGGCGGGCTGAGCCTGGACAGTCTGACGGGACCCTCTGGACCGTTCAGAGACGACTTTGGTCTGGAGTCTCTGATCTCTCGGAGCGCGCTGAACGCCCAGCACACTGCAcaaatacagcagcagcagccgccgccTCTAttgctacagcagcagcagcagcaacatctgcaggccagacagcagcaggagaaCCAGAACTTACTGGTCAACAACCACCAACCAGACTTTTTAGACTTCTTAGACTTGCCCCTGTCTTACCAACTGTCCACACAGAGAGCCAACCATTcatcctctacctcctcctcctcctcttccacctcctccaccccctctgtCTCAAACAACCCGGTGTCTCGCGTCTCCACCggcctcctctccacctctacCCTCATCCcaacatcttcctcctcttctcttttttccaacgcaccctcctcctctctcttctcctccccttgtctcctcccCCCGTCAGACTCTCTGCCCTTACCCAACGGCCACTGCAGTTCTGACGCTCTCGACGCTCGCGAGGTTCTGAACAGCATGCTACAGACCGGACTGGACCGCAAGTCCGTCATTCAGTACCGGCAACCAGAATGA